In the genome of Streptomyces globosus, one region contains:
- the chpH gene encoding chaplin ChpH: MLKKVVAAAAATGGLVLAGAGVAAADAGAQGAAIGSPGVLSGNVVQVPVHIPVNVCGNTINVVGLLNPAFGNTCVNA, encoded by the coding sequence ATGCTGAAGAAGGTTGTGGCCGCTGCCGCTGCCACCGGTGGTCTGGTTCTGGCGGGTGCGGGCGTGGCGGCTGCCGACGCGGGTGCGCAGGGTGCGGCCATCGGCTCCCCCGGCGTCCTGTCCGGCAACGTCGTCCAGGTCCCGGTCCACATCCCGGTGAACGTCTGCGGCAACACCATCAACGTCGTCGGCCTGCTGAACCCGGCCTTCGGCAACACCTGCGTCAACGCCTGA
- a CDS encoding chaplin, which produces MRRQAAAARKTLITMAAAGGVLALGGGYAQAAGGTGAAASGQAAGSPGVLSGNNVQAPVDAPVNVCGNTIDVIGLLNPAFGNGCTNGGGRPGSPGQPGNPGTPGQPGDPGNPGQPGNPGQPGNPGGPQVPDEPCDEEEGPGQPGNPGQPGNPGNPGNPENPENPGNPGQPGNPGTPGNPGTPGQPGTPNQPGTPGSPDGGSVTPGGGPGGPGAGIAPPRQAGLAATGAGDVLGVALPLAAGTLLAGAVLYRRARAAA; this is translated from the coding sequence ATGCGACGACAGGCAGCGGCGGCGAGGAAGACCCTGATCACGATGGCCGCGGCCGGGGGCGTCCTCGCCCTGGGCGGGGGGTACGCGCAGGCGGCCGGCGGCACCGGAGCCGCGGCGTCGGGGCAGGCCGCCGGCTCGCCGGGCGTGCTGTCCGGCAACAACGTGCAGGCCCCGGTGGACGCGCCGGTGAACGTCTGCGGCAACACGATCGACGTCATCGGGCTGCTGAACCCGGCGTTCGGCAACGGCTGCACCAACGGCGGCGGCCGGCCGGGCAGTCCGGGCCAGCCGGGGAACCCCGGCACCCCGGGCCAGCCGGGCGATCCCGGTAACCCGGGCCAGCCGGGGAACCCCGGTCAGCCGGGCAATCCGGGCGGTCCGCAGGTCCCGGACGAACCGTGTGACGAGGAGGAGGGGCCGGGCCAGCCCGGGAACCCCGGGCAGCCCGGCAACCCCGGCAACCCCGGCAACCCCGAGAACCCCGAGAACCCCGGTAATCCTGGGCAGCCGGGTAACCCCGGCACCCCGGGTAACCCCGGCACCCCGGGCCAGCCCGGCACTCCGAACCAGCCCGGCACCCCGGGCAGCCCCGACGGCGGTTCGGTGACGCCCGGGGGCGGGCCCGGCGGGCCCGGGGCCGGGATCGCGCCGCCCCGGCAGGCCGGGCTTGCCGCGACCGGCGCCGGCGACGTCCTCGGCGTCGCACTGCCGCTGGCCGCCGGCACGCTCCTGGCCGGAGCCGTGCTCTACCGGCGGGCCCGCGCCGCGGCCTGA
- a CDS encoding helix-hairpin-helix domain-containing protein gives MSTDRDTEAAAAETPTPPAGQEPPGTPPPAAPAEAAAGEGGGRPPAEEDGAAEDPAGPGPGAAGGSAAEPVAQAGGGAGEDSAGGGRESGDPQAAADGDAPEAEAPAASAPDGAAAGAAGGDGAAQPSEAEAELAAQRYERERIARRKAERQAPVEAGGKLSGRAADLLAAVRAVESGKPAPAYFDDAPAVPRRTAPQAPAARAPEPAPRPRPEAAAPAAPPAERVEAVRAVLARGGAPAELAAPAAAALGEDAAEQLAEDPWRLLAVAGVRPSQADGFARALLGPGAGPADERRAAALVGWLLEQAALKGHTALEAAALEAALAGYGVPAPAEALGQAIAEGLVLVFHEPVAESAARAAQPADPEADADAGQPVRVLVGLEGHALAEESLADGLARLTGTFTGEGAAAWDPSAAGAGAELVRAAAAHGLVVHTGGEAARAEPLALAAAAREHGLRTCLAAHAPAPGAVTVAGLLAGAEGPERDADGRFALDLLVVLDAPQLDVETAAALVESVPDGARLVLSGDPAVLGSAGPGRVFADVLAARVYPQVASRVPDPGPIGELVSGIGIGELNQVDAPGREVVIVPVRDAGEAVHRTVQLVAESVPRAFGIGADGVQVITPGHGGSAGTRALNAALKERLNPGPGRFGGFDPGDRVVHVPSPGRAVPARVVSADAAGLHLDAAGARVVVPKELVESRVRHGWAVTAHQAVGARWPAVVVVLPGDAVPALSRDWVYTAFGRAERHLSVVHGVDQALPRAVAEVLPKPRTTRLAGLLRGLAAAAQEQPQ, from the coding sequence GTGAGCACGGACCGCGACACCGAGGCCGCTGCCGCGGAAACCCCGACGCCGCCCGCCGGCCAGGAGCCGCCCGGCACCCCGCCGCCCGCCGCACCGGCCGAAGCCGCGGCCGGCGAGGGCGGCGGGCGCCCGCCGGCGGAGGAGGACGGGGCGGCGGAAGACCCCGCAGGCCCGGGGCCCGGTGCGGCCGGCGGCAGCGCCGCGGAGCCGGTGGCTCAGGCCGGGGGCGGGGCCGGAGAGGACTCCGCGGGCGGCGGCCGGGAGTCCGGGGACCCGCAGGCCGCGGCCGACGGCGACGCTCCGGAGGCCGAGGCTCCGGCGGCCTCGGCTCCGGACGGGGCGGCCGCCGGGGCCGCCGGCGGGGACGGGGCGGCGCAGCCCAGCGAGGCCGAGGCCGAGCTCGCGGCGCAGCGGTACGAGCGGGAGCGGATCGCGCGCCGCAAGGCGGAACGCCAGGCCCCGGTGGAGGCGGGCGGCAAGCTGAGCGGCAGGGCCGCCGATCTGCTGGCTGCCGTACGGGCCGTGGAGAGCGGGAAGCCCGCGCCGGCGTACTTCGACGACGCCCCGGCCGTCCCGCGCCGGACCGCACCGCAGGCCCCTGCCGCCCGCGCCCCCGAGCCGGCCCCGCGGCCGCGCCCGGAGGCCGCGGCGCCCGCCGCGCCGCCCGCGGAGCGCGTCGAGGCCGTCCGGGCGGTGCTCGCGCGCGGCGGCGCCCCGGCGGAGCTGGCCGCTCCGGCGGCGGCCGCGCTCGGCGAGGATGCGGCCGAGCAGCTCGCCGAGGACCCGTGGCGGCTCCTCGCCGTCGCGGGCGTCCGACCGAGCCAGGCGGACGGGTTCGCGCGCGCCCTGCTCGGCCCCGGCGCCGGTCCGGCCGACGAGCGCCGCGCCGCAGCGCTCGTCGGCTGGCTGCTGGAGCAGGCCGCGCTCAAGGGGCACACCGCCCTGGAGGCCGCCGCCCTGGAGGCCGCCCTGGCCGGCTACGGGGTCCCCGCCCCGGCCGAGGCGCTCGGCCAGGCCATCGCCGAGGGCCTGGTCCTCGTGTTCCACGAGCCGGTGGCCGAGTCGGCCGCCCGCGCCGCGCAGCCCGCGGACCCCGAGGCAGACGCCGACGCCGGGCAGCCCGTACGCGTCCTCGTCGGCCTGGAGGGCCACGCGCTGGCCGAGGAGAGCCTGGCCGACGGCCTGGCCCGGCTGACCGGCACCTTCACCGGCGAGGGCGCCGCCGCCTGGGACCCGTCCGCGGCCGGCGCCGGCGCCGAGCTGGTCCGCGCCGCCGCGGCGCACGGCCTCGTCGTGCACACCGGCGGCGAGGCCGCCCGCGCCGAGCCGCTGGCCCTGGCGGCGGCAGCCCGGGAGCACGGCCTGCGCACCTGCCTCGCCGCGCACGCCCCCGCGCCGGGGGCCGTCACCGTGGCCGGGCTGCTCGCCGGGGCGGAGGGACCCGAGCGGGACGCGGACGGCCGGTTCGCACTGGACCTGCTGGTCGTGCTGGACGCGCCGCAGCTCGACGTGGAGACCGCGGCAGCCCTGGTGGAGTCGGTTCCGGACGGCGCGCGCCTGGTGCTGTCCGGGGACCCCGCGGTCCTGGGCTCGGCGGGCCCCGGCCGGGTGTTCGCGGACGTCCTCGCGGCCCGTGTCTACCCGCAGGTCGCCTCCCGTGTCCCGGACCCGGGCCCGATCGGCGAGCTGGTCTCGGGCATCGGGATCGGCGAGCTGAACCAGGTGGACGCCCCCGGCCGGGAGGTCGTGATCGTTCCCGTCCGCGATGCCGGCGAGGCGGTGCACCGCACGGTGCAGCTGGTCGCCGAATCCGTGCCGCGGGCCTTCGGCATCGGGGCGGACGGGGTGCAGGTCATCACCCCGGGCCACGGCGGCTCGGCGGGCACGCGCGCGCTGAACGCGGCCCTGAAGGAGCGGCTGAACCCGGGCCCGGGCCGCTTCGGCGGCTTCGACCCCGGCGACCGCGTCGTCCACGTGCCGTCGCCCGGGCGGGCCGTCCCTGCGCGGGTGGTGTCGGCGGACGCCGCGGGACTGCACCTGGACGCCGCGGGCGCGCGGGTCGTCGTACCGAAGGAGCTGGTGGAGTCGCGGGTGCGGCACGGCTGGGCGGTCACGGCGCACCAGGCCGTCGGCGCGCGCTGGCCGGCGGTGGTCGTCGTCCTGCCGGGGGACGCGGTGCCCGCCCTGTCGCGGGACTGGGTGTACACGGCGTTCGGGCGGGCCGAGCGGCACCTGTCGGTGGTGCACGGCGTCGACCAGGCGCTGCCGCGCGCGGTCGCAGAGGTGCTGCCGAAGCCGCGGACGACGCGGCTGGCGGGCCTGCTGCGGGGCCTCGCGGCCGCGGCGCAGGAACAGCCGCAGTAG
- a CDS encoding DUF5703 family protein has translation MPEYEFVDVYVPRGVPRKEATRLLTDHAEYGNWELDRLSLHRDGSRRVRLRRRIIRQVRATW, from the coding sequence ATGCCGGAATACGAATTCGTCGACGTGTACGTGCCTCGCGGGGTCCCCCGCAAAGAGGCGACCCGACTGCTGACCGACCACGCCGAGTACGGGAACTGGGAGCTCGACCGGCTGAGCCTGCACCGGGACGGAAGCCGCAGGGTGCGGCTGCGCCGCAGGATCATCCGTCAGGTCCGGGCGACCTGGTGA